The genomic window aaaaatgtaaatgaatatataaatgtatatacatacatacatacatatatatatatatatatatatatatatatatatgtaatagttttatttttttttttttatgtgcAAAAATGATgactaaaaaaaaaaaggttttacaaaatgttaatttttttttttttttttttttttcagcTAGCTATTATTGagaacatatattaaatatatatatataaNNNNNNNNNNNNNNNNNNNNNNNNNNNNNNNNNNNNNNNNNNNNNNNNNNNNNNNNNNNNNNNNNNNNNNNNNNNNNNNNNNNNNNNNNNNNNNNNNNNNNNNNNNNNNNNNNNNNNNNNNNNNNNNNNNNNNNNNNNNNNNNNNNNNNNNNNNNNNNNNNNNNNNNNNNNNNNNNNNNNNNNNNNNNNNNNNNNNNNNNNNNNNNNNNNNNNNNNNNNNNNNNNNNNNNNNNNNNNNNNNNNNNNNNNNNNNNNNNNNNNNNNNNNNNNNNNNNNNNNNNNNNNNNNNNNNNNNNNNNNNNNNNNNNNNNNNNNNNNNNNNNNNNNNNNNNNNNNNNNNatatatatattatgtatgtatgtataataggcataataaaaaaaatagaacAAATAAAACACGGTAACCTGAATAGAAaagtatattatatatatataaaagcaattatattttatttttatttttattttattttattttaatttaattttatttttattttattttgttttaatttttttaaaattttattttttttttttttttttaattattatttttctttgaGTGTTGTTTTGTTGTGACCTTTTAAGGATAACAACTTTTGCTCATAAGCTGTATATTGCTTAATACTTTGtatagttttttttttcaagtTTGTATTAATTTCTACTAATGCATTTGTTGATCGTTCATAAACATATTGGTGGAGTTGATATTTCTTGGTTAATTGGTTTGTTAATTGTTTTCTATCTTGTATAAAttgtttttctttcatttttatatctttatatttttgtacTAACATATTATGTTTTTGTAAGagttgtttttttttatttgttaaattttgtttatatatgttcatatCATTAATAGAAAAGTTAAAAGGTaatgtatgtatatttttatctcTTAATgatttatacataatattagCTTCTTTAATTATTTGATTTTGTAAAATTCTTTTACTTTTGAGATCTTCCATGtcattttgaaaaaaatgataataaagattaatattttttaatatatatcctaattcatatattaaatcattaaataataactTTTTTAATTGTACGATTTTGtgatcattatttatatatttaatataatgaaataattgTTCTTTCATAGGTATAGACATTAAAGATATAAGTTGTATATCAActttttgtaatatttcatataattcttttttattataataatatgaatttatattcataaaagGATCAGAgtataataaagaatttataattttctcatctattataaaattatcttttatatggttcttatatgattttattatatttaatattctTTCTATTAATTCAAAtgaattaatattataatcttctatttgtaaaatattttttaatttatttatataatacatattattatcattcttaaaaataattctaAATGGAGACCCTTTAATATGTACTTTATTTAAAGTAACATGGATTtctctatatatattcgaataataataataattattattattattattattttcaacattacttttgatatatttatatatcacTTCATATGTACCATTATTTAAATCTTGGATATtaattatctttatatCACCAATACCTTCTACTTCTAAAATGTCTCCACctttacatattttattttcgTAAGCATCATAGCATTGTATAAAGAAGTTATTAAAAGTTTTGTTTAGTTCTTCTTCCTCTTCTTCTTTTGtaaattttaaaagatgcattttttttttattctcaCGATCGTTGTGATGTATCTTGTCTGTCTTATTAGATGCACGATGAAGAGTTCCTTCACACGgtacattattattataatcacaaatgttattattatcacaaatattattgtaatcacaaatgttattataatcacaaatattattgtaatcgcatattatattatttttatatatttttttattatcatcacatGATAAcatttcttcatttttgtCGTAAGGAATAATAAACTGATTAGTAATATCGTTCTTATAAATTACACAATTTGCAGCATAAGCTTCTGATGGTTTTATTTCAAGAAGATATGGAGATTCAGctatatgttttttattatgaaaaatagATAAATAGTAATGTccacatttttttaaattataagtaataatataagtaCCATTCTTTAAATCTTTTACATTACATTTTATGCTGTCTTTGATTAATTTATTAGATTCTTCATCGTATtctaaattattatttaagtATCCCTCTTTTATGGTATCATAGTAtgttgtattattattattattattataatgatcATGATAGGGATGATgattattaatatgtttCTTTGTCATAATACAGTatgtgttttttttttcatttatattgttcGGGACGCATaacttattattattatcatcatcatcattaacatcatcatcattaacatcatcatcattaaCATTAACGTTTGTTTGTATATGATTTGTATCATGctcattattttttagaTGTGGCGGATCATATGACacatcatcatcatttcCTTCATGTGTATCATATTGATGTTCATGTTGTTTTGAGGAATACTCACctacatttttataattcgAAAAGTTGgcatttatattatatttattataatttaaattgATTAAAGAATGATgtttatcatataaatatttattaaaaagattattatttataaatttcccatacatattattatcattatatggagtatttatgtattcatttttattataatttagTTTATCGATTTgatcttttctttttatatatacttctaatatacaattttctacataaatacattcttcatttgtattaaatgtttctataataatttcatttGTAATACCAGCTTTTCCTTGATATAAATGTTGTCCTTTAACTttacataatttattatctatatttaaattggtatattgtttatattctatatcgttattattttgattcATCATTCTAatgtcattattattttgattcATCATTCTAATGTcgttatttatttttttattatcatgcatattatatatatgttgatataatttattattatataaataatcatttatatatatatcattacattcatttataactttatcaatatattttttccctataagtttacttttatttaaatatttgtCATTGTAATTTTCTCCTTtctctttttcttttacctttataatatcatgattactttttattttcgcttctttttttttatttcctcttatattatattttaatatatcattcAATTTTTCGATGGTGTATACGCTACTCATTATTCGTAAAAACagaaaacaaaaatgaaataggaacaaaaaaaaaaaaaggcTTCCTTATTTGGAAAGTATATaatgtgtatataatatatatatatatatatatatatatatatatatatatataatatatatatttatatatattatcatgatatgaacaaatgatttactttttatatttttcctttttgtGTTGAATACAGAACATACACGTTTGCCATATTGTTgcatattttaaatatttttaaaatataaaaaaatacttgatttataaatatgatagatagaagaaaattaaataataaaaaataaaacataaaaaataaaatataaaatataatatacattaaaatgttatatacatatatatatatatatgtatatcaTAAGATGGTACACGTGTGTGCGTATGcagacaaaaaaaaataatacacatatatatatatatatatatatatgtaatatatgttatatttatatcttctaTTTTTTGGTACACATATAATAACTGCTATagttataatttttaaaattgaaagcttaataaattattttaaaaaaaaaatataataaaaataataaaacaaataaatataaataaatatatattatgattttcccaaaaaaacaaaacaaataCATTACACATGAACTATTGGATTAAAAATGAcgataattataaaatcatcactacataaaaaaaaaaaaaaaaaaaaaaaaaaaaacatatatataaatatatataaatatatataaatatatataaatatttataaatatatataaatatatataaatatatataacatatacatatttacGTTTAGGTGGTCGTgttttcatattttattctcTTTAAATATAGCCAAGAGGAAAATAGTTTTACCAGTTGGTTATGtccaattttttttttgaagaGAAGGTAGCTTTAAAAAGGTGAAAGTTTGCATTGTTAAAAACgtgaaatatattttttaaaaatgaattaatagtatgatcatatatacaatttttaGAGTTTACATATAAAGTATATTGATCATCATGCATGGTATTAAACAATTTCTTAAAcaatttttctttatctttatattcagaaatgaataaattttcatcttgatcattattattattattattattattattattatataaagaattcataacataatttttatgattcTCATTACAACATAATTTGTTTGTTTCTTTCTTATTCTTATCATTGGATACTTGTAAAAAATCAAAGTTTGAAATAATCTCCTGTTTATCTaactttttaaatatatcaaaattatTGCAGGAACAATAGGAAAATTTCTCAACAGGTTctgaaaaaatattctgAGCACATCCAAAAAGACAACCCTTTTCACATGCCATTAATTCAACATAATCAATTCTACCATTGAATAAGAgattatatgtaatattaatatcatatgtatttttattttcatcataatGTGATACTTGTTCATccacatttttataattctttGTATGCTCATTctttaattcttttatttttctcaAAACATTGTGCATACTCTTAAAACCATAGGATAAGATTACCCTAAACAcacaattattattcttaaataaagaaagaaCGATTATGtcttcatattttaaattaaaattattttcatccACTGggaaattaaatatttctttacacacatatttaaatatttccTCTCCATATCCCAtggatatattatttttatgacTACAGCgaattaaataatgtaaaaataaatcatcataaatatatttcatataatttgCTTCTGTATGATTTAACATgatgttattttttttattttgttcgTTCATGTTCCCTGTGGCGATTGatttatctttatattcttgagcagtacatatattattattattattattattattattatcatcatcattattatttttgatGTGTTCCATTTTTGTTGTTGAGCTaacattttcatttaacACATCAGACAAAGCACTTACTATATTATGTACCCCACGTATATCATCTTGActaattctttttataagcttatatatattatcaacATATAATTCTGGTAAAGTATAAAAATCaatgttcatattatttattaattcaaTTAATTCAACTGTTGTCATAACAGCATCTACacaataaaatttattttgatcttgttccttttttatatatatattatagtCAACATTTTGACCagataaataatttttcatattattttctatacTAGTCTGTTGTTCTTGGTGTATTCGACAAGCTTCTAACTTCTTATCgaaacaatataataaataaacatgatttatatcatatatatttaaagcttccatttctttaaatacacccatattattatcattatcaaaattattattattttttttttttgacGCACTATCATTAAATCtataattctttaaaaaatgtttcctacatatatttatccaattaaatttataattatacaatctaaaaaaattattgtaaatatatttatttaaagaaggatatgtatataaaacaCTGTTATGcaaatgtaatatttttaaaataatcCCTTGAATATCTTGACTACTTTTTATCTTACTAAAACTATTTAATAAATCGTTctcaaaatttttttctccaTATATAACAGTACCACTACAGTGGGAACATATTAGTGGAAAGGTTTTCTGTcctatttttttatctttatattgTAAGGAAAATTTATTACTTGAGTTGTTTGAGTAGGAAGAaacatatttatcataACTATTATTCCTATAATgtttatcattattattattatcataatcattatcattattattattattattattattattattatcataatcattatcattatcattattattattatcattataagaaggatttttttttttttttttcttatcatTAAATATGCTAcgaattaatatatttttttccttttgaTGATTTACATTTTCAACATGATCATCACaaggatatatattattattttcatatgtttcattatttttaaaaaaatattcaagAAATTCTTTTTTCGCTTCATTTAACGTTATTAATTCTCCTAATGATGAATCATATAcataatgaaaatttaaagatttaaaaaaaaaacataatttCTTTTGAATTGTTGATATTGGTAATTTGTAATATACAGATAATGCTGTTACACTTTGTAAGGATAAAgagataatattaattttctttttttttacagtatttattatttctataCAATTCTgactttttaaaaatgttgTTTCTTCATTTGTAACACAACCACTACAAGCTAAACAATCTGTTAAGGATATTTCTCCTCTTTCTTTTCtattataattctttttttttattttctttatatttattaaattcgGTCTTTCCACTTGTATAAAATTgtcattttcttcatcatcaaTAGATGAATTCTTATATAAGAAGGGCttaatacatttttcaGCTTCATTGTTATAGTCATTCAAATTCTCTAGTTTAATTAAATTAGAAAACATTGTTGtaattttatctttttacTTATTACAGCAAATTTGTACCTATCACCAcaatacatttttttattatattatacaaaaaaaaaaaaaaaaaaaaaaaaaNNNNNNNNNNNNNNNNNNNNNNNNNNNNNNNNNNNNNNNNNNNNNNNNNNNNNNNNNNNNNNNNNNNNNNNNNNNNNNNNNNNNNNNNNNNNNNNNNNNNNNNNNNNNNNNNNNNNNNNNNNNNNNNNNNNNNNNNNNNNNNNNNNNNNNNNNNNNNNNNNNNNNNNNNNNNNNNNNNNNNNNNNNNNNNNNNNNNNNNNNNNNNNNNNNNNNNNNNNNNNNNNNNNNNNNNNNNNNNNNNN from Plasmodium reichenowi strain SY57 chromosome 6, whole genome shotgun sequence includes these protein-coding regions:
- a CDS encoding cytosolic Fe-S cluster assembly factor NAR1, putative, whose translation is MFSNLIKLENLNDYNNEAEKCIKPFLYKNSSIDDEENDNFIQVERPNLINIKKIKKKNYNRKERGEISLTDCLACSGCVTNEETTFLKSQNCIEIINTVKKKKINIISLSLQSVTALSVYYKLPISTIQKKLCFFFKSLNFHYVYDSSLGELITLNEAKKEFLEYFFKNNETYENNNIYPCDDHVENVNHQKEKNILIRSIFNDKKKKKKNPSYNDNNNNDNDNDYDNNNNNNNNNNDNDYDNNNNDKHYRNNSYDKYVSSYSNNSSNKFSLQYKDKKIGQKTFPLICSHCSGTVIYGEKNFENDLLNSFSKIKSSQDIQGIILKILHLHNSVLYTYPSLNKYIYNNFFRLYNYKFNWINICRKHFLKNYRFNDSASKKKNNNNFDNDNNMGVFKEMEALNIYDINHVYLLYCFDKKLEACRIHQEQQTSIENNMKNYLSGQNVDYNIYIKKEQDQNKFYCVDAVMTTVELIELINNMNIDFYTLPELYVDNIYKLIKRISQDDIRGVHNIVSALSDVLNENVSSTTKMEHIKNNNDDDNNNNNNNNNICTAQEYKDKSIATGNMNEQNKKNNIMLNHTEANYMKYIYDDLFLHYLIRCSHKNNISMGYGEEIFKYVCKEIFNFPVDENNFNLKYEDIIVLSLFKNNNCVFRVILSYGFKSMHNVLRKIKELKNEHTKNYKNVDEQVSHYDENKNTYDINITYNLLFNGRIDYVELMACEKGCLFGCAQNIFSEPVEKFSYCSCNNFDIFKKLDKQEIISNFDFLQVSNDKNKKETNKLCCNENHKNYVMNSLYNNNNNNNNNNDQDENLFISEYKDKEKLFKKLFNTMHDDQYTLYVNSKNCIYDHTINSFLKNIFHVFNNANFHLFKATFSSKKKLDITNW
- a CDS encoding hypothetical protein (conserved Plasmodium protein, unknown function) — translated: MSSVYTIEKLNDILKYNIRGNKKKEAKIKSNHDIIKVKEKEKGENYNDKYLNKSKLIGKKYIDKVINECNDIYINDYLYNNKLYQHIYNMHDNKKINNDIRMMNQNNNDIRMMNQNNNDIEYKQYTNLNIDNKLCKVKGQHLYQGKAGITNEIIIETFNTNEECIYVENCILEVYIKRKDQIDKLNYNKNEYINTPYNDNNMYGKFINNNLFNKYLYDKHHSLINLNYNKYNINANFSNYKNVGEYSSKQHEHQYDTHEGNDDDVSYDPPHLKNNEHDTNHIQTNVNVNDDDVNDDDVNDDDDNNNKLCVPNNINEKKNTYCIMTKKHINNHHPYHDHYNNNNNNTTYYDTIKEGYLNNNLEYDEESNKLIKDSIKCNVKDLKNGTYIITYNLKKCGHYYLSIFHNKKHIAESPYLLEIKPSEAYAANCVIYKNDITNQFIIPYDKNEEMLSCDDNKKIYKNNIICDYNNICDYNNICDYNNICDNNNICDYNNNVPCEGTLHRASNKTDKIHHNDRENKKKMHLLKFTKEEEEEELNKTFNNFFIQCYDAYENKICKGGDILEVEGIGDIKIINIQDLNNGTYEVIYKYIKSNVENNNNNNNYYYYSNIYREIHVTLNKVHIKGSPFRIIFKNDNNMYYINKLKNILQIEDYNINSFELIERILNIIKSYKNHIKDNFIIDEKIINSLLYSDPFMNINSYYYNKKELYEILQKVDIQLISLMSIPMKEQLFHYIKYINNDHKIVQLKKLLFNDLIYELGYILKNINLYYHFFQNDMEDLKSKRILQNQIIKEANIMYKSLRDKNIHTLPFNFSINDMNIYKQNLTNKKKQLLQKHNMLVQKYKDIKMKEKQFIQDRKQLTNQLTKKYQLHQYVYERSTNALVEINTNLKKKTIQSIKQYTAYEQKLLSLKGHNKTTLKEK